A stretch of DNA from Schizosaccharomyces osmophilus chromosome 2, complete sequence:
GTAAACTTGGCGGCCTTTTGTGTCCAGGAATTTGTAAACAGTCTCCACTTTCGAGGAGTCGACTTCTATGGGCATTTTCACAGAAATGTTAGATGCGCCTTCTGGGAAAACATAGGACCAGATGGCTTTTTCGAACAATAACTCTCCAGGAACCCAAGTGAGAGGAAGTTGAATGACAGTTTGCTCATCCTCTTGGTCAGCAAAGGTGGAATAGGGCATCGACCAGGCCAATTTGTACAAATAATTCCATCCACCAAAAACGGGATAACGAGGAAGTAACTCCAACACTGTCTGTTTAGGCTCGGTACGCATATGGGAAGTGGTGATATTACCAACTTCATCCGTGTAAGAAACATCGCTTACGTCTTTGGGTAAGTTAATGAGAAAACGGTTGATGGCTGTAGAAACGGGGTTGTAGAAGTTCTTCATGTACCATCTAGCACGATCAAAAGGATTCTTCAATTTGGCAGAGCGGTTTTCAACAATAATTCGCTCTGAAACATCAATCTTTTGGCGGTACTGGTGAAGTTCGACTTGCATCTGGAAATCGAGAGCATTGGGAAGAGGATTGGTGTGTTCAAAACGAACTTGAATTTCTTCCTCAGAATCACCAGGAACAACGAGAGAGCGAGTTTCATAGACAAGTGTATTTCCTTTGCGAACGGGAGATTCATCAAATGTCGTAAAAGACTCAATGTCGGAGGATGGAAGGACAAAGCGGGTACGCTGTTGTTCCGTAGGGTACATACTATCAAGGAATCGAGAAGTTTTGTACACCAAAAATTGAGCGTCATCTTGATCGATAGCGGCGGGAAGAGGACGGACTCCATGAACAAGGCTAGTTTGAAGACTAATGGTAAGGCTCTCACCAGGCTGGACAGGGGTTTCCAataaaatatcaaaagattCATCATCCACCTTGGTGATTTGGGccttctttttcgaaaGTTCCTTGATTACAGCTCGTATGTCTGCAACTTTCTCATCTTCATTCAAATGTTGATGATAGCGATACACACTTTCGGGTTCATTACCTTCATTGACAATGAttaatgaatttgtttCCCTAACGAATGTAGATCGCAAATCAATGGATCGAATCGCATTGCTGTTCTTCCAAACTTGTTCTGCAAAGACAAAACCTACAATGAACGTCCATAAAAAGGCCTTCAAAAACCACATTTTGACGGGTTATTTTCCACAGAGACTTTGTAATTCGTGCTTGCAACTTGTAAGGACTCTAATAATAAAGTTAGTCATTCATTCTTCTCAGAAACTACTTCTTCTCCAAATTCTTCTTACAatcctttcaaaaataacCCAAATTTCTAGTTTTATGTAGTATGCAACTGGTAAATACTTGGAAGCTGAAGTATTCCTTTCCCATATACCGAAATATCTTGGGCCTCTATAAATGGATACTGATACTTTTCGTAATGCAGCATtttaaggaaaaagaaagagtagaaattgaagaataGAGACTTGGAGGATTGGAATTGGCGGTTAGAAGCATCAAAAGGAGTGTAAACTTGGACgtatttattttggttGCGACGTTTGGATTCTACGCATCTCATCATTCAGATCCATCCCCTTTCCAGTCATTCGCAGCATTacgagaagaaaaagaaaaaaaaataagacTATAGCTCGTAtgtattttacttttcacTCCATACTCTGATAAATTgatggtttttttttaccaaacATACTTTCGTTTACTAACAACCTTGAATTAAGCGAACAGAGAAACACCTTCTAGGGAATGGAGAATTTTCACCTTTCCTTTGTACTACAGTGCAAGAACTTAATATCTATAGAATTTAGGGAAATAGGTCGGATTTGgataattaaaagaaaatatgagTATGGAAAGAACTATTTACAGCGTAAAAATTGATAAAGAGCGCGTCCCTCTTTTTGACGAAGATTTTTACCAAGGATTTCGCAGCGAAATGACCGTTCAATTCACCATGGCTGCTCTGGACCCCGCAGTAAAGTCCAATGAGCCTGTTACTGTCAAGGTGATTACTCGTCTTCAGCATTCTGATgatgaggaagatgaaggtgaagaaaaggaggatgaagaagaacaatTTGTTCTTTGCACCCTCAAGAAGGGAGTCATTTATCAACAACCAATTGATCTGGTATTTTCTCCTGGTGAAGAGGtgtattttgaaaagaccGGTGGTGCTACCGTCTATTTAAGCGGTTCTTGCACAGTTACCAATGTCCCTGAAGACGCTGACAGCGACATGGACGAttatgaagatgaagatgacgATGATTTTATCTTTAATGACGACCGTTTGAGTGAAGACGAAGATTTTGATTCAGGTGCTTCTGaggatgaaaatgaagacgaagaaggTGGTGCTCgcattgaagaaataaatagcGATGATGAGCAACCTGAAGAGAAGCAAGAATCatctgaaaagaaagacagTCAAGCtggaaaaaagcaagaaaaagccGACTCTAAAAAGCGTCCTTCAGAAGAATCCCGcgaaacagaagaaaaggagaaaaagcTAAAGTCAGAGAAGCCTGCAAAGACTTACGCCAAGAAAACTTTAGAAGGAAACGTAATCGTTCAGGACAAGGTGATTGGCAATGGACCTGCCGccaagaaaggaaagcGTGTCACCGTGCGCTACATAGGTCGTTTAAAAAATGGCAAGGTATTCGATAAAAACATTAGTGGtaaacctttttctttcaatttggGTTTGGAAGAAGTGATCAGAGGTTGGGACCTTGGTGTTGCCGGTATGCAAGTTGGTGGTGAACGTACTTTGAATATTCCTTCACTTATGGCTTATGGAGCTAAACGTCTCCCTGGAATTCCTGCCAACTCAGATTTGGCTTTCGATGTGAAACTTTTGGCTGTCAATTAAAATATAATCTGATTGGGTAAATCATGGAAAAAAGACTAATAAAAATATGGGTATTTAGGTCAATAATGTTCAATATGATTTGGTTCGTCTCTTTTAATTTCCTAAATGTATGTAGTATTGCTAATAACCTTGGAAAATAGTAAAATCACTAAAATTCTACAATTAAAACTGACAGCTCACATTATGAACTACACTTGAACCAGGGCTCTATGAATTACAATTTGAAACATCTATCGGCACTCATTCACGGTTCCACAAGAGTCGGATCACTGCTTTGAAGGAAACTCTCCTGTAAAACGGTCGAGTTTTTGTATAGcgatttgtttactaaacCCTACCCTAAAACACTAGACAATCTTGTTTAGGAAATCCCCATCCTGGGCTGTCGTCTGACTGTCGGCGAACAGTAGGCCATCGCGAGCGTTCCCCGGAGCATACGAGcaaattctttgttttatttacattttctgAGGCGTTCAATTTTGACTAAGAATTTAATATTTCcaagaaataaattgaaaaagaataaccAAATATCAATTTTAAAGCTGTTTGCGTTTGTCCTTTCCTCTGAAAGTGAAAGGAAGCAATCTGAGATGTATAATAGCTTTTCGTTCTTCATTCACATCGTACTGAAGCTTTTAAAATGCTGAatgatcttttttttttttccttcgtGGTTGCTGAATTCGTAAAAGTTTCCTCCAAGGAAGATTCTTCATCTGTTTCCTGACTTCATCAGACAAAAACCATGATTGTTTCAGTCTTCGCGAAACGTATCATGCATTTCCCGGCGTAGCTGCGGGAGACAAGATAATATGTTAGTATATTGGATTTTTTCGTCTGATGAACGAAATGCTTGTCGCCGAAAGGGAGTTTCTTTATGGAAGCCGGGGTACTCTCAAGGCAAACTAGGAACCCTACTATCCTGCCGGGGAGATGAGCGGTAAAGCATCATAACTATGACAAGCATAAATCTCTTATTTTTCTCTATATATATGCTCCTGTTCTTGTTTAGTTCCTCCAGTGATTGAAATTGCAATTCTACTTTCAAATCAGACATATTACCGAGTTCACCTTTTTCTCATTTAAGGAAGAGCTTAATTGAATTTTCCCATCTTAAAGTatcctttctttgtacTACCATGATTGACTCTACTTCTGTTTCAGTAACAGCAAACAACAAGGCTTTGAAGAG
This window harbors:
- the ost1 gene encoding dolichyl-diphospho-oligosaccharide-protein glycosyltransferase Ost1 → MWFLKAFLWTFIVGFVFAEQVWKNSNAIRSIDLRSTFVRETNSLIIVNEGNEPESVYRYHQHLNEDEKVADIRAVIKELSKKKAQITKVDDESFDILLETPVQPGESLTISLQTSLVHGVRPLPAAIDQDDAQFLVYKTSRFLDSMYPTEQQRTRFVLPSSDIESFTTFDESPVRKGNTLVYETRSLVVPGDSEEEIQVRFEHTNPLPNALDFQMQVELHQYRQKIDVSERIIVENRSAKLKNPFDRARWYMKNFYNPVSTAINRFLINLPKDVSDVSYTDEVGNITTSHMRTEPKQTVLELLPRYPVFGGWNYLYKLAWSMPYSTFADQEDEQTVIQLPLTWVPGELLFEKAIWSYVFPEGASNISVKMPIEVDSSKVETVYKFLDTKGRQVYTFEATNAIDGTPSQFVEISYSFDSSIMYMRIAIITALVLILATAVYLIWAP
- the ani2 gene encoding CENP-A amino terminus domain (NTD) isomerase Ani2, coding for MSMERTIYSVKIDKERVPLFDEDFYQGFRSEMTVQFTMAALDPAVKSNEPVTVKVITRLQHSDDEEDEGEEKEDEEEQFVLCTLKKGVIYQQPIDLVFSPGEEVYFEKTGGATVYLSGSCTVTNVPEDADSDMDDYEDEDDDDFIFNDDRLSEDEDFDSGASEDENEDEEGGARIEEINSDDEQPEEKQESSEKKDSQAGKKQEKADSKKRPSEESRETEEKEKKLKSEKPAKTYAKKTLEGNVIVQDKVIGNGPAAKKGKRVTVRYIGRLKNGKVFDKNISGKPFSFNLGLEEVIRGWDLGVAGMQVGGERTLNIPSLMAYGAKRLPGIPANSDLAFDVKLLAVN